GAGCCGCCCCGTATCCGAGGCGGTTTTTTCCGGAAACATTTTCGAAATGTTCAATTCTATCACAGCTGTCTCAAAGGACCGGTCGAACGATGGAATCGCATTGATTCCGTGGCTTGCGGTCGATGGCATGCGCGTCAAGGGCCGCTAGGCTTTCGGCTTATGATTCACGAAGAATCAAATGGTAGCCGAATTTTGTGCGAACGGGACCAGAACGGCTTCCCGGTTTAAGAAGCTCCGCAGCTTCGCGAAAAGTTTCGTCGAGGCGATGGAGCTTTCCGGTGAGATCACCTAAGTCTCCTCCGGCTGATCGCGAGGAGCACAGCGAAAATTTCTCTGCGACCACCGAAAATTCTTCACCCGCGTCGAGCTTCCGTTCGAGATCGCGGGCTTCGTATTCATGTTGGACCAAGATGTGGCGGAGTCTCATGTGGCTTGTTCCGTTCTAATTTCGACAACATTAAGTAGAGACATGGAACCACGAACAATGTGAAGACCGTGGAAACAATCGTTCCTCCAATAATAGTAAGTCCCATTGGAGTTCGGGTCTCTTGCCCAATTGAATTTCCGATCGCCAAAGGAATCGCTGCGGCGACCGTCGCGACGGAGGTCATTAGAATCGGACGAAGTCGCACTGGGCAAGCGTTTAATAGAGCCTTCGTGACGTCTCGTTCTCCGCCTGCTCGCACGTGGTTGGTGAACTCGACAAGCAGGATCGAGTTCTTTTTTGCAATCCCCATTAGTACGATAATGCCTATGAAGCTAAAAAGATTAAGCGAAACACCAAAGGCCCAAAGGATCAGAAGTGCACCGGTAATACTAAACGGTAGTGCCACTAGTACGGCAATCGGGTGAACAAAGGAATTGAATTGCGTTGCCAGAATCATGTAGGCGACCACGATGCCAAGGGTTAAAGCAACGAATAGACTCTTGAAACTTTCGGCCAGACCCGCGGCCGCGCCTTCAAGAGAGAAACGATATCCGGTAGGCAGCAGCTCGTTTGCAATTGCTTGAGCGCGATTTAACACGCTTTGCTGGGACTGGCCCGTGG
The DNA window shown above is from Deltaproteobacteria bacterium and carries:
- a CDS encoding peptidylprolyl isomerase; this translates as MRLRHILVQHEYEARDLERKLDAGEEFSVVAEKFSLCSSRSAGGDLGDLTGKLHRLDETFREAAELLKPGSRSGPVRTKFGYHLILRES